Proteins from one Rhinolophus ferrumequinum isolate MPI-CBG mRhiFer1 chromosome 15 unlocalized genomic scaffold, mRhiFer1_v1.p scaffold_54_arrow_ctg1_1, whole genome shotgun sequence genomic window:
- the LOC117019856 gene encoding brain-specific serine protease 4 isoform X1 — protein sequence MLAPLTYPQSSASRGVSWNDKVTVVQSCYFASSKATLNAVKMPAPPDCGKPQQLNRIVGGEDSADSEWPWVVSIQKNGTHHCAGSLLTNRWVVTAAHCFKGTLNKPLQFSVLLGIWQLANPGQRSQQVGISWVYPHPVYSWKEGSRADIALVRLEHPIQFSERILPICLPDYSVHLPPNTNCWIAGWGSVHDGVPLSQPQTLQKLKVPIIDPEICGRLYWRGAGQEAITEDMLCAGYLEGERDACLGDSGGPLMCQVEDTWLLAGIISWGEGCAERNRPGVYISLTAHRSWVQRIVQGVQFRGHSQGRRPTELRIGEHRAARGAPVA from the exons ATGCTGGCTCCCCTAACATACCCTCAGAGTTCTGCGAGTAGAG GTGTTTCCTGGAATGATAAAGTCACAGTAGTACAGTCATGTTATTTTGCTTCCAGCAAGG CCACCCTCAATGCTGTCAAGATGCCTG CCCCCCCAGACTGTGGGAAGCCCCAGCAGCTGAACCGGATTGTGGGTGGTGAGGACAGCGCAGATTCCGAGTGGCCCTGGGTTGTGAGCATCCAGAAGAACGGAACCCACCACTGTGCTGGCTCCCTGCTCACCAACCGCTGGGTGGTCACTGCTGCCCACTGTTTCAAGGG CACTCTGAACAAGCCACTCCAGTTTTCTGTGCTGCTGGGCATCTGGCAGCTGGCGAACCCTGGCCAGCGGTCCCAGCAGGTGGGCATCTCCTGGGTGTACCCCCACCCTGTGTACTCCTGGAAGGAGGGCTCCCGTGCTGACATTGCCCTGGTGCGCCTCGAGCACCCCATCCAGTTCTCTGAGCGAATCCTGCCCATCTGCCTGCCTGATTATTCCGTCCATCTCCCTCCGAACACCAACTGCTGGATTGCAGGCTGGGGCAGTGTCCATGATGGAG TGCCCCTGTCCCAACCTCAGACGCTGCAGAAGCTGAAGGTTCCCATCATCGACCCGGAAATCTGTGGCCGCCTGTATTGGCGGGGAGCTGGACAGGAAGCCATCACCGAGGACATGCTGTGTGCCGGCTACCTGGAAGGGGAGCGGGATGCCTGTCTG GGCGACTCTGGAGGCCCCTTGATGTGCCAGGTTGAGGACACCTGGCTGCTGGCGGGGATCATCAGCTGGGGCGAGGGCTGTGCAGAGCGCAACCGGCCGGGCGTCTATATCAGCCTGACCGCCCATCGCTCCTGGGTGCAGAGGATCGTGCAAGGCGTGCAGTTCCGCGGACACTCTCAGGGGAGACGGCCGACCGAGTTAAGGATCGGCGAACACAGAGCGGCGCGGGGAGCCCCAGTCGCCTGA
- the LOC117019856 gene encoding brain-specific serine protease 4 isoform X2, which translates to MLISRHPPALGGGWLRILTSLLLLASTATLNAVKMPAPPDCGKPQQLNRIVGGEDSADSEWPWVVSIQKNGTHHCAGSLLTNRWVVTAAHCFKGTLNKPLQFSVLLGIWQLANPGQRSQQVGISWVYPHPVYSWKEGSRADIALVRLEHPIQFSERILPICLPDYSVHLPPNTNCWIAGWGSVHDGVPLSQPQTLQKLKVPIIDPEICGRLYWRGAGQEAITEDMLCAGYLEGERDACLGDSGGPLMCQVEDTWLLAGIISWGEGCAERNRPGVYISLTAHRSWVQRIVQGVQFRGHSQGRRPTELRIGEHRAARGAPVA; encoded by the exons atgCTCATTTCCAGACACCCCCCAGCCCTGGGTGGGGGCTGGCTCAGGATCTTAACCTCCCTGCTGCTTCTGGCTTCTACTG CCACCCTCAATGCTGTCAAGATGCCTG CCCCCCCAGACTGTGGGAAGCCCCAGCAGCTGAACCGGATTGTGGGTGGTGAGGACAGCGCAGATTCCGAGTGGCCCTGGGTTGTGAGCATCCAGAAGAACGGAACCCACCACTGTGCTGGCTCCCTGCTCACCAACCGCTGGGTGGTCACTGCTGCCCACTGTTTCAAGGG CACTCTGAACAAGCCACTCCAGTTTTCTGTGCTGCTGGGCATCTGGCAGCTGGCGAACCCTGGCCAGCGGTCCCAGCAGGTGGGCATCTCCTGGGTGTACCCCCACCCTGTGTACTCCTGGAAGGAGGGCTCCCGTGCTGACATTGCCCTGGTGCGCCTCGAGCACCCCATCCAGTTCTCTGAGCGAATCCTGCCCATCTGCCTGCCTGATTATTCCGTCCATCTCCCTCCGAACACCAACTGCTGGATTGCAGGCTGGGGCAGTGTCCATGATGGAG TGCCCCTGTCCCAACCTCAGACGCTGCAGAAGCTGAAGGTTCCCATCATCGACCCGGAAATCTGTGGCCGCCTGTATTGGCGGGGAGCTGGACAGGAAGCCATCACCGAGGACATGCTGTGTGCCGGCTACCTGGAAGGGGAGCGGGATGCCTGTCTG GGCGACTCTGGAGGCCCCTTGATGTGCCAGGTTGAGGACACCTGGCTGCTGGCGGGGATCATCAGCTGGGGCGAGGGCTGTGCAGAGCGCAACCGGCCGGGCGTCTATATCAGCCTGACCGCCCATCGCTCCTGGGTGCAGAGGATCGTGCAAGGCGTGCAGTTCCGCGGACACTCTCAGGGGAGACGGCCGACCGAGTTAAGGATCGGCGAACACAGAGCGGCGCGGGGAGCCCCAGTCGCCTGA